Proteins from a genomic interval of Syntrophomonadaceae bacterium:
- a CDS encoding flavin reductase family protein translates to MSKILKPPYTALFPVPTVLVSCGSVEFAPNIITIAWTGTMCSEPPMVYVSIRPGRHSFGIIASTGDFVINIPSANLAKAVDLCGTVSGKDVNKFLECGLTPVPASAVKAPLIKECPVNIECAVKEILPLGTHHAFIAEVAAVNIDTAVLDDKGRIDIERLQPYAYCLHEYRQVSSLLGVHGFSQKNKGK, encoded by the coding sequence ATATCAAAAATACTTAAACCCCCTTATACCGCCCTGTTCCCGGTTCCAACCGTACTGGTTAGCTGCGGTTCGGTTGAATTTGCGCCCAACATTATCACAATTGCCTGGACTGGCACAATGTGCTCTGAACCTCCAATGGTATATGTGAGTATCCGGCCGGGAAGGCATTCTTTTGGCATTATTGCATCCACAGGAGATTTCGTCATCAATATCCCTTCGGCAAATTTGGCTAAAGCGGTAGACCTGTGCGGAACAGTGTCAGGTAAAGATGTTAATAAGTTTCTTGAATGCGGACTTACGCCTGTGCCGGCTTCTGCAGTAAAAGCGCCCCTAATAAAAGAGTGCCCGGTAAATATTGAATGCGCCGTTAAAGAAATTTTGCCTCTTGGCACCCACCATGCCTTTATCGCTGAGGTGGCTGCCGTAAATATTGATACGGCAGTGCTAGATGATAAAGGCCGGATTGATATTGAACGATTACAGCCTTACGCCTACTGCTTGCATGAATACCGGCAGGTTTCTTCCCTATTAGGAGTCCATGGGTTTTCGCAAAAAAACAAAGGCAAATAG
- a CDS encoding amidohydrolase, with the protein MKQKNIELAKQLRHELHRCPEISNHEVRTKQHLIDFLKQYTSLEIVDRGLWFYAAYHAGNEKKNIAFRADFDAVPMEEDLALPHGSKNPGISHKCGHDGHSASLAGFALEIDQDGADKNIFFLFQHAEETGDGAAQCVAFIKEHNIEEIFAYHNMSGMALNSVNVIDGTVNFASRGMAIHMEGTPTHASQPELGRNPAFAIARIINTIPELTCQENNKGIVLCTVIQVDIGERAFGIAASKGDLLLTIRAQFEEELDELQQQLENLSLEQGEAYGLQVSFSYHDVFPVTSNHRESCDKIRRVCKERGIDLNEMLIGFRTSEDFGHYLKETKGAICYIGNGVDYPHIHTSGYDFNDEIIKTAVEIFKGLAKL; encoded by the coding sequence TTGAAACAAAAAAATATAGAGCTGGCAAAACAACTACGGCATGAATTACATCGCTGTCCTGAAATCTCTAACCATGAAGTTCGGACTAAACAACATTTAATCGATTTCCTAAAACAATATACAAGTCTAGAAATTGTGGACAGGGGCCTTTGGTTTTATGCCGCCTACCATGCCGGTAATGAAAAAAAGAACATTGCATTCCGGGCAGATTTTGACGCAGTTCCAATGGAAGAAGATCTTGCTTTGCCACATGGATCCAAAAACCCCGGTATCTCGCACAAATGCGGCCATGATGGACATTCTGCATCTCTGGCAGGGTTTGCTCTTGAAATTGATCAAGATGGTGCAGATAAAAACATATTTTTTCTTTTTCAACATGCAGAGGAGACCGGAGATGGCGCGGCCCAGTGTGTGGCCTTTATTAAGGAACATAATATCGAAGAGATATTTGCTTATCACAATATGAGCGGTATGGCATTAAATTCTGTCAATGTAATAGATGGAACGGTTAATTTCGCCTCCAGAGGAATGGCAATACATATGGAAGGGACTCCTACCCATGCCAGTCAGCCTGAGCTTGGCAGAAATCCTGCTTTTGCAATTGCCAGGATTATTAACACAATTCCGGAACTTACATGCCAGGAGAACAATAAAGGAATTGTGTTGTGTACAGTCATCCAAGTTGATATTGGGGAAAGGGCTTTTGGCATAGCCGCCAGTAAAGGGGACTTGCTCCTAACTATCCGTGCTCAGTTTGAAGAGGAGTTGGATGAACTCCAGCAACAGCTTGAAAATCTTTCGTTGGAGCAAGGAGAAGCATATGGCCTCCAGGTATCCTTTTCATACCATGATGTTTTCCCGGTAACATCAAACCACAGGGAAAGCTGCGACAAAATCCGGCGAGTTTGCAAGGAAAGAGGCATAGACTTGAACGAAATGCTAATAGGGTTCAGGACATCCGAGGACTTTGGCCATTACCTGAAGGAGACAAAAGGTGCAATATGTTACATCGGAAATGGAGTGGATTACCCCCATATCCATACCAGCGGCTATGATTTCAACGATGAGATTATAAAAACAGCTGTGGAAATATTTAAGGGCCTGGCCAAACTGTAA
- a CDS encoding type II toxin-antitoxin system YoeB family toxin yields MLLGNHEPLKGELSGFWSRRIDGMNRLVYRLKDGVTEILSCKGHYDD; encoded by the coding sequence GTGTTACTAGGTAATCATGAACCACTGAAAGGTGAATTAAGCGGTTTTTGGAGTAGACGAATTGATGGAATGAATCGGCTTGTATATCGACTGAAGGACGGTGTTACGGAAATACTTTCATGCAAAGGTCATTATGACGATTGA
- a CDS encoding YbaK/EbsC family protein gives MSFDKVHEYLKKWGRDRDIMEFPVSSATVELAARALGVKPARIAKTLAFGTKEGGAMLVVTAGDAKTDNSRFKAEFGFKAKMLTPEETLEYTGHAVGGVCPFGLKDSIPVFLDVSLQRFTTVFPACGGDNSAIELTCAELDEYSGNRKWVNVCRGWDANGDDSEDS, from the coding sequence ATGTCTTTTGATAAGGTTCATGAATATCTGAAAAAATGGGGCAGGGACAGGGACATTATGGAGTTTCCCGTGTCCAGCGCCACGGTGGAACTGGCGGCGCGGGCTCTCGGGGTTAAACCCGCCAGAATCGCCAAGACCCTGGCCTTCGGGACCAAAGAAGGTGGCGCCATGCTTGTTGTCACCGCAGGAGACGCAAAGACGGACAACAGCAGGTTCAAGGCGGAATTCGGGTTTAAAGCAAAAATGCTGACACCTGAAGAAACCCTTGAATATACGGGGCACGCGGTTGGCGGGGTCTGTCCGTTCGGGCTGAAAGACTCCATCCCGGTATTTCTTGATGTTTCGCTGCAAAGATTCACCACTGTTTTTCCCGCCTGCGGCGGCGACAATTCCGCCATTGAACTGACATGCGCGGAGCTTGACGAGTATTCTGGAAACAGAAAATGGGTCAATGTCTGCAGGGGATGGGATGCAAACGGAGACGACAGTGAAGACAGCTGA
- a CDS encoding acetyl-CoA C-acetyltransferase: MSKTVIVAAARTPIGEFGGALKDLQANQLASVVLQEVVKRAGINPELVEEVILGNAIQRTDEPNTARVAALRAGFPNKTTAYTVQRQCASGLQAVVSACQAIAAGDAQVVIAGGTESMSSAPYVLKDARWGKRLMHGQMTDAMWELLTDPDLKVMMGETAERLADKYAITREEQDEIAESSHQKAVLAWETGRFSEEVVPVAVPQRKGSPVLVEQDEHPRKDISFEKLAKLTPAFRPGGTVTAGNSSSINDGAAALVLMSAEKAVALGLTPMARVVSYAAAGVEPELMGYGPVPATQKALQKAGLTLADIGLIEVNEAFAAQYLACEKLLGLNRDIVNVNGSGVGLGHPVGCTGARILTTLLYEMKRRDVKRGLATLCIGGGMGMSIVVER; the protein is encoded by the coding sequence ATGTCAAAGACGGTAATTGTTGCGGCAGCCAGAACCCCGATCGGCGAGTTTGGCGGGGCTTTGAAAGACCTGCAGGCCAATCAGCTGGCTTCCGTTGTGTTGCAGGAGGTTGTCAAGCGGGCGGGAATTAACCCTGAACTAGTGGAAGAAGTAATATTAGGTAATGCCATCCAACGGACCGATGAGCCCAATACGGCCAGGGTTGCTGCCTTAAGGGCAGGTTTTCCTAATAAAACTACTGCCTATACGGTGCAGCGCCAGTGTGCCTCCGGCTTGCAGGCAGTGGTGTCGGCCTGCCAGGCGATTGCTGCCGGCGATGCCCAGGTGGTGATTGCCGGCGGCACTGAGAGCATGAGCTCTGCTCCCTACGTCTTAAAAGACGCCCGCTGGGGGAAAAGACTGATGCACGGCCAGATGACTGATGCTATGTGGGAACTTCTTACAGATCCTGATCTGAAGGTAATGATGGGAGAAACCGCCGAAAGATTGGCTGATAAGTATGCCATTACCCGGGAGGAGCAGGATGAGATTGCTGAGAGCAGTCACCAGAAAGCTGTTTTGGCATGGGAAACGGGCCGTTTTTCCGAAGAAGTGGTGCCGGTGGCTGTGCCCCAGCGCAAGGGCTCTCCTGTTTTGGTGGAGCAGGACGAACATCCCCGGAAAGATATTAGCTTCGAAAAACTTGCCAAACTGACCCCCGCATTCCGCCCGGGAGGAACAGTTACAGCTGGAAACTCCTCCAGCATCAATGACGGCGCCGCGGCCTTGGTGTTAATGTCTGCTGAAAAGGCTGTGGCTTTAGGCCTGACACCGATGGCAAGGGTGGTTTCTTATGCTGCAGCCGGCGTTGAACCGGAACTGATGGGTTACGGGCCAGTGCCTGCCACGCAAAAAGCCTTGCAGAAAGCCGGCCTGACCTTGGCAGATATCGGCCTGATTGAGGTGAACGAGGCCTTTGCGGCCCAGTATTTGGCCTGCGAAAAGCTCCTGGGCCTGAATAGAGATATTGTCAATGTCAATGGCAGCGGAGTGGGCCTGGGCCATCCGGTAGGATGCACCGGCGCCCGCATCCTTACTACCCTCCTGTACGAAATGAAACGGCGGGATGTCAAGCGAGGTCTGGCCACCCTTTGTATCGGCGGCGGCATGGGCATGTCCATCGTCGTAGAACGCTAA